A window of Argopecten irradians isolate NY chromosome 1, Ai_NY, whole genome shotgun sequence contains these coding sequences:
- the LOC138316272 gene encoding uncharacterized protein — MGNYYANVWYYGQPKQENVGSGVLRSSTHCVKCKGQGHFASECQKGWICNFCGQEGHRQFEWPGTVVSTADNTLPDGTDECEESERSERNGSDVREKSGQKKTTESRGQRSIPADDQSSLSQGSMERSLTKTSGRDRDRSNSKTRTPPSTGKENKGNIHIKFEKDPFSTF; from the coding sequence atgggAAATTACTATGCTAATGTATGGTACTATGGTCAACCTAAACAGGAAAATGTAGGCTCAGGGGTGCTGAGATCCAGTACACATTGCGTAAAATGTAAAGGACAGGGACACTTTGCATCCGAATGTCAGAAGGGCTGGATCTGTAACTTTTGTGGACAGGAGGGTCATAGACAATTTGAATGGCCAGGCACTGTCGTAAGTACCGCTGATAACACATTACCAGATGGAACTGACGAGTGTGAGGAGAGTGAGCGATCGGAACGGAACGGAAGTGACGTCAGAGAGAAGAGTGGTCAGAAGAAGACGACAGAGAGTCGGGGACAAAGAAGTATTCCAGCCGACGACCAGAGCAGCTTGAGTCAGGGATCTATGGAGAGGTCTCTGACGAAAACTTCAGGGCGCGACAGAGATCGAAGTAATTCGAAAACCAGGACTCCGCCATCCACAGGAAAAGAAAACAAGGGGaacatacacataaaatttgagaaagatcccttcagtactttctga